The DNA segment GGAGCCGCCGATCAGGCCGCCCATCAGGCTGCCTACCGCACTGAAATGCCCCAGCGACACCAGCGAGCCCAGGTCCTTGAAGGCAAACGTCGGCAGCGGCTTGCCACTCAGGCGCGCGCGCAGCGCGCCATAGAGGAACATGGCCTGCTGGTGCGCGGCCTGGGCGCGCGGGGGCACCGCACCCTGCTTCTCGGGCCAGGGGCAGCTGGCGCAATCGCCAAAGGCAAAGATATCGGGATCGGCCTCGCTTTGCAGCGTGGGCTTGACGATGAGCTGGCCCATGCGGCTGACCGGCAGGCCCAGGGTGGACAGCACCGCCGGCGCGGTAATGCCGGCGGCCCACACCGTCAGGTCGGCGTCGATGCGCTTGCCGCTGGCGGTCAGCACCGCATCCCCGGTGACTTCGGTCACGCGCTCGGCGGTGAGGACTTCGATATCGAGCTTGTGCAGCAGCTTGGTGGTTTCGTTGGACACGCGCTCGGACAGCGCGGGCAGGATGCGCGGGCCGGCCTCGATCACGTGGATGCGCACATCGCGGCGCGGATCGAGCTGATGCAGCCCGTAGGCGCTGAGCACATGTGCGGTATTGCGCAACTCGGCAGAGAGCTCGACGCCGGTGGCGCCGGCACCGATGATGGCAACGTCCACGCGCGGGCGGCCGTCCTCGCCGATGCGCCCGCGCCCGTTCTGGGCGCGCACGCAGGCCGAGATCAGCTTGCGCCGGAAGCGCTCCGCCTGGTCCACGGTGTCGAGCGCGATGGCGTTCTCGGCAGCGCCAGGCACGCCGAAGAAATGCGTGACGCAGCCGATCGCCAGCACCAGGGTGTCATAGGAAAGATCGCGTGCGGGCAAGAGCTCCGTGCCGTCGAGGTCGACACAGGCCGCCACCGAGATCGTCTTGCGATCCCGGTCGATGCCGGTCAGCTCGCCTTGCTGGAATTCGAAATGATGCCAGCGGGCCTGCGCCACGTATTCAAGCTGATGGGTGTGGGGATCCATGCTGCCGGCGGCAACTTCATGCAGCAGCGGTTTCCAGATATGCGTGGGGGAGCGGTCCACCAGCACCACCTGCGCGGCCCCGCCCTTGCCGAGCTTGTCGCCCAGCCGCGTGACCAGCTCCAGTCCGCCCGCTCCTCCTCCGACTACGATGATGCGATGCGCCCTTCCCTCTGTGCTCATGATCTACCCAGTGTCGTCGATATTCTTTTGCGGGGCCTGACGCGAGCCAGTGACCTCGGCTTTTCATCAGTCTGCTGCACAGCAGCACAACTGGCAAGACGCCATTCACCGATTCAGCGGTCGCTTCAATCGAAACCAGGATGCAGGAATACCGGGACGGGTGCAATCCCGGAGCGGCCCTGAAGGCCGCTCCTCGAGCTTAGTGCGCCTCCTCCCAGTTGCTGCCGGCGCCGACCTCGGCCACCAGCGGCACGCGCAGTTCAGCCACGTTGCACATCAGTTCCGGCAACTTTACCTTGACCAGTTCCAGCTCGGCCTGCGGCACTTCCAGCACGAGTTCATCGTGCACCTGCATGACCTGGCGCGTACCCAGGCCATCGCGTTCCAGCCAGTCCTGCACCGCGATCATCGACAGCTTGATCAGGTCGGCGGCCGTGCCCTGCATCGGCGCGTTGATGGCGGCGCGCTCGGCGCCCTGGCGGCGCGGGCCGTTGCCGCCATTGATGTCCGGCAGCCACAGGCGGCGGCCGAACACGGTCTCGACGAAGCCCTGCTCGCGCGCGGTCTGGCGCGTTTCTTCCATGTACCGCGCCACACCGGGATAGCGCATGAAATAGCGGTCGATGTAGTGCTTGGCGGCTTCGCGCTCGATGCCGAGGTTGCCGGCCAGGCCGAAAGCGCTCATGCCGTAGATCAGGCCGAAGTTGATGACCTTGGCATAGCGGCGCTGCTCGCTGCTGACGGCATCCGGCGCCACGCCGAAGATCTCCGCGGCGGTGGCGCGGTGCACGTCCTCGCCCTCGGCGAACGAGCGCATCAGGTTCTCGTCGCCAGAGAT comes from the Cupriavidus basilensis genome and includes:
- a CDS encoding NAD(P)/FAD-dependent oxidoreductase; its protein translation is MSTEGRAHRIIVVGGGAGGLELVTRLGDKLGKGGAAQVVLVDRSPTHIWKPLLHEVAAGSMDPHTHQLEYVAQARWHHFEFQQGELTGIDRDRKTISVAACVDLDGTELLPARDLSYDTLVLAIGCVTHFFGVPGAAENAIALDTVDQAERFRRKLISACVRAQNGRGRIGEDGRPRVDVAIIGAGATGVELSAELRNTAHVLSAYGLHQLDPRRDVRIHVIEAGPRILPALSERVSNETTKLLHKLDIEVLTAERVTEVTGDAVLTASGKRIDADLTVWAAGITAPAVLSTLGLPVSRMGQLIVKPTLQSEADPDIFAFGDCASCPWPEKQGAVPPRAQAAHQQAMFLYGALRARLSGKPLPTFAFKDLGSLVSLGHFSAVGSLMGGLIGGSMFIEGLMARVMYSSLYRMHVMALHGAVGMGLDTVTHWLRSKTSPRVKLH